In Zingiber officinale cultivar Zhangliang chromosome 6A, Zo_v1.1, whole genome shotgun sequence, a single genomic region encodes these proteins:
- the LOC121994104 gene encoding brassinosteroid-responsive RING protein 1-like encodes MGFPVGYTDLLLLPRSLLRVVLLLGHLRRLLLRAFDAVGLGDLLDVDDIPFLETNTAALIRQFQPSAARIQEALPAVRYGELGEFEEEGGGGSGCVVCLCEFEAEAEVRRLKSCRHVFHRVCLDRWLEHGPQTCPLCRALLLPEEAKVEEQMWIDAGLWELYLEDLVPLQIASAAPPSLRLLRPVPDL; translated from the coding sequence ATGGGATTTCCGGTCGGATACACCGACCTGCTTCTTCTGCCGAGATCTCTCCTCCGCGTGGTCCTACTTCTTGGACACCTACGGCGGCTCCTCCTCCGCGCCTTCGACGCCGTCGGCCTCGGCGACCTCCTTGACGTCGACGATATCCCCTTCCTCGAAACCAATACGGCCGCCCTGATCCGCCAATTCCAGCCGTCGGCGGCGAGGATCCAGGAGGCCCTCCCGGCGGTGCGGTACGGCGAGCTGGGGGAGTTCGAGGAGGAAGGTGGAGGAGGGAGCGGCTGCGTGGTGTGTCTGTGCGAGTTCGAGGCGGAGGCGGAAGTCCGGCGGCTGAAAAGCTGTCGCCATGTGTTCCATCGCGTGTGCCTTGACCGGTGGCTGGAGCACGGACCGCAGACGTGCCCGCTCTGTCGGGCTCTGCTGCTTCCAGAGGAGGCGAAGGTGGAGGAGCAAATGTGGATTGACGCCGGGCTGTGGGAGCTTTACCTCGAAGACCTCGTTCCTCTCCAGATTGCTTCGGCAGCGCCGCCGAGTCTGAGGCTTCTCCGGCCAGTTCCCGACCTGTAA